The Scophthalmus maximus strain ysfricsl-2021 chromosome 14, ASM2237912v1, whole genome shotgun sequence region GCAGCCATtacataggcacacacacacacatacacacacttgagCTTGACTCAAGAGGAAAGCACGCTGTTTGAGCTCCCACCAGCTGCCAACGGCTCACCTCCTGTGTAGCAGGTGTTGTAGGGGTCGACAGGGTTCATGTTCTGGATGCAGCGGAACAGGATCACATACTGAGGCTCGTCTCCCACCACGTTTCTCTTCCTCCGGATCACCACGTGGCCCATTGCAAAGGTGCTGTCCATGTAGTAGACCTGTGGAAACCAGAGACACTGGGTTCAATCCAGGGGGTGAGGAACCGGCATGGGTGGTAAAGCATCAGATGGAGCACACCCTTCCTTATGCACTATATGGGGACAAACGGCTCCCATGTCAAAATCAGTTGATTGgctgacagagcagcagcacctcCCTGTGGAAAAACTACAGAACGACAACAAGCAGTCTGACCTGACTGTACACGAAGAAGAATCCCTCCTCTCTGACTAATATGCTGTCGCCGTCTGTCTCCAGGGCGGAGCCCCTCCTCAGTCCGGCCTGCCACGGGATACCTGTGTGAGGCTCCGAGTCAAACTCTGAtcagaacaaaaaaggaaaatcattttttttcaaagtagcACCTAAGGCTAAACATCCAAATCCGGCAGTCGACCTATGTGTGTTTTAGTCGTTGCTTGGGGTCGATTCATATGTGTTAACATCCTTTTTCAGTGTGAAATCACGTTTGACTGAATTGGATTTATTAGGCTGTGGGTGTATCCACTCACAAAgtccaaacaggaaacagttttaaataataaagtatAAATGATTACtgaataaaattcaaataaagcTATCAGGGACCAGGCCAGGCCATACTGTACCTTTCCTGAAgggtttcctgctgctgtttgccaGCAGCTGTATGCACGGCTGAGaaactggaagaaaagaagaaaaagaaaggagaaactTAGAAATGTTAAAACTTGTCATCTGTTGCCCTGCAGTCTGCATACTGCTTATTCCATGGATGTCTCTCCTTAAGGACAAACCGATAAGGACAAATTATAATACATaatgtgtataatatatatatttaatatataatatattactGAAAAAATACGATAATTTGTGTAtattctttgtcttttataGTTTTCACCCCTTTTCAATTACAGGAATGTGACAGCACAGGAAAGCCACTAAACTTGAGAGCTGAGATGCTAACTTCCTGACTTGCATTTTGTTATGGAACGGAGTTTAGCTGGCCGTCAGTTTACGTTCTACTACTGACAAACATGTACGGAGGACAGTTACAACCACGTTGAACTCGTCTCTTTCTAATTGAACCAAACAATTCATATCACAAATGTTTCCAGCTAACTGTCGGGTGCTTTGTCTTACCCGGCGTCTCTGCTCCGGTCGCCGTCCTCCTTCTCCGGGCAGGGCTGGAAGCACGTTGAGACTCGGGTTGGGGAATCGGCTCTTGGCTGCTTCTCCTACAACTGATATTCTCAGtctgtgcacacatacacaactcaGCTCTTAGCAACACAATagctgcaggtaaaaaaaaggtacaatatCTTCACAGCCCTGTGCCgatggttttttttactgttccgTCCCCGAGGATAGTTTGCCTCTCACCTGGCCTCCATGCTTGGCCTCTTGACCCTCTTCTCTCCTGCGGCTGACCTCGGATCGGAGTCCCTCCACCTCCGCCCTGAGAGCCATCAGTTGGTACATGGACAGAgctgagagcgaggaggaggtgacagcGGCCAGTGTCAGGAGGAAAACTGGCCAGGACAGCCTCCCCTCACCTGCCCTTTGTCCAGTGCCAGGCTTCACACCTGCCAGAACTGCCATCGCGGGTCCCATGCAGTCTCCCGAGAGCTCACACTGGCAGCATGACGGGTCTCACGCCTGAACTACGAGGGGCTCTACTCTGACAGACTTGGCCCAGAAGTCCGTGGTCAAGGTTTCTCCTGGAGCCTCCTGCTTTACCTTTGTTCCTCTCTATATGCCCCACTGACTCGTTTTATTCTCGGGTTTCACTTTTGTCAGAACTACGCAGAACATATgcagtgtattaaaaaaaacaaaaaccagctTCCCCTCTATAGTTCCGCTCAGCTAACCACACTCAACTTCCTGCCTGACCAGCCACCACAACAagtctctctcttccctcctttctctccatctgcctcctTCCAAATGATAAAACGCAACGCATCGTCGCCACATTCAGACAAGGGAACGTTGAGGACTGTTGAGCTGAGTGACAAGTGTAGTGGAGAAGGACTCGGAGTGGTGTCAGTCAGACTAGAAAGAggagacatttcatttgaattagaCAACTACAagtgtcaacacacactgagaaaaaaggaagtgcTGCTAAAAATTACTTCAACTCTGTAAGGCAACAtaacagaaatacaaacaaaccacGATTctcagaatattaaaaaagtcaGGTGACaagatgtgacatttaaaaaaacaaacagacaacacaaTCCCACAAGACGAGCGACTTTAATGTATCAATTTATTGCATGTTACAGTACAGAAAAtagaaagtgaaaatgtgtgCTTACAAAAGAAGTTGTCAACATTGTTTTggaaatagaaaagaaacagaaatgggagaaaaaaaactgactgctTCATACTAAAGGTAAAGATGAATCATTCAGATGTCTTAACTGTTCAGATCCCACATCAACGTGTCTCCAGTCGTGGCAGATGTACACAAAGTATGTCA contains the following coding sequences:
- the tnfsf13b gene encoding tumor necrosis factor ligand superfamily member 13B isoform X1, which translates into the protein MGPAMAVLAGVKPGTGQRAGEGRLSWPVFLLTLAAVTSSSLSALSMYQLMALRAEVEGLRSEVSRRREEGQEAKHGGQTENISCRRSSQEPIPQPESQRASSPARRRRTATGAETPVSQPCIQLLANSSRKPFRKEFDSEPHTGIPWQAGLRRGSALETDGDSILVREEGFFFVYSQVYYMDSTFAMGHVVIRRKRNVVGDEPQYVILFRCIQNMNPVDPYNTCYTGGIVKLEVGDNLELLIPRSTANVSLEGDGTFLGAVKLA
- the tnfsf13b gene encoding tumor necrosis factor ligand superfamily member 13B isoform X2 gives rise to the protein MGPAMAVLAGVKPGTGQRAGEGRLSWPVFLLTLAAVTSSSLSALSMYQLMALRAEVEGLRSEVSRRREEGQEAKHGGQTENISCRRSSQEPIPQPESQRASSPARRRRTATGAETPVSQPCIQLLANSSRKPFRKGIPWQAGLRRGSALETDGDSILVREEGFFFVYSQVYYMDSTFAMGHVVIRRKRNVVGDEPQYVILFRCIQNMNPVDPYNTCYTGGIVKLEVGDNLELLIPRSTANVSLEGDGTFLGAVKLA